One segment of Polaribacter huanghezhanensis DNA contains the following:
- the rpe gene encoding ribulose-phosphate 3-epimerase, producing MNKLIAPSILAADFANLQRDIEMVNNSEADWFHIDIMDGVFVPNISFGMPVLKAISKHATKTIDVHLMIVDPDRYITTFADLGANILTVHHEACTHLHRTIQAIKAAGMKAGVALNPHTPIAVLEDVIADLDLVCIMSVNPGFGGQSFIENTYKKVSQLKHLIEFSNSNCQIEIDGGVTDQNANALVEAGADVLVAGSFVFKSDNPTATIANLKAL from the coding sequence ATGAACAAGTTAATAGCACCTTCAATTTTAGCGGCAGATTTTGCCAATTTACAACGCGACATCGAAATGGTAAACAATAGTGAAGCCGATTGGTTTCATATTGATATTATGGACGGCGTTTTTGTGCCAAATATTTCTTTTGGAATGCCCGTTTTAAAAGCAATTTCTAAACATGCTACAAAAACAATTGATGTACATTTAATGATTGTAGATCCTGATAGATATATTACAACTTTTGCCGATTTAGGCGCTAATATTTTAACAGTACATCACGAAGCTTGTACCCATTTACACAGAACAATTCAAGCTATAAAAGCAGCAGGAATGAAAGCAGGAGTTGCTTTGAATCCGCACACGCCAATTGCCGTTTTAGAAGATGTCATTGCTGATTTAGATTTGGTGTGTATTATGAGTGTCAATCCTGGTTTTGGCGGACAATCATTTATAGAAAACACCTACAAAAAAGTAAGTCAGTTAAAACATTTAATAGAGTTTTCAAACTCCAATTGTCAAATTGAAATTGATGGCGGAGTAACAGATCAAAATGCAAATGCATTGGTTGAAGCTGGTGCTGATGTTTTGGTTGCCGGGAGTTTTGTTTTTAAAAGTGATAATCCGACAGCAACAATTGCTAATTTGAAAGCTTTATAA
- a CDS encoding sigma-70 family RNA polymerase sigma factor, translating into MRQLKITKQVTNRETASLDKYLQEIGKVDLITADEEVELAQRIKAGDQIALEKLTKANLRFVVSVAKQYQNQGLTLPDLINEGNLGLIKAAKRFDETRGFKFISYAVWWIRQSILQALAEQSRIVRLPLNKIGSINKINKMYAFLEQENERPPSAEEIAKKLDMTVNDVKESMKNSGRHVSMDAPLIEGEDSNLYDVLNSGESPNPDRALLHESLRVEISRALETLTPREADVVKLYFGLGEHQPMTLEEIGETFDLTRERVRQIKEKAIRRLKHTSRSKILMTYLG; encoded by the coding sequence ATGAGACAACTTAAAATTACCAAGCAGGTTACTAATAGAGAAACTGCATCATTAGATAAATATTTACAAGAAATAGGGAAGGTTGATTTGATTACTGCCGATGAAGAAGTAGAATTAGCACAACGTATAAAAGCCGGAGATCAAATCGCTTTAGAAAAGTTAACAAAAGCTAATTTACGTTTTGTTGTTTCGGTAGCAAAACAATATCAAAATCAAGGATTAACTTTACCAGATTTAATAAATGAAGGTAATTTAGGATTGATTAAAGCGGCAAAACGTTTTGATGAAACTCGTGGATTTAAATTTATCTCGTATGCCGTTTGGTGGATTCGTCAATCTATTTTACAAGCATTGGCAGAACAATCTAGAATTGTCCGTTTGCCGTTAAACAAAATTGGCTCTATCAACAAGATCAATAAAATGTACGCTTTCTTAGAACAAGAAAACGAACGTCCACCAAGTGCAGAAGAAATTGCTAAGAAATTAGACATGACTGTAAATGACGTAAAAGAATCAATGAAAAATTCTGGTCGCCACGTCTCAATGGATGCACCATTAATTGAAGGAGAAGACTCTAACTTATACGATGTATTAAATTCAGGTGAATCTCCAAATCCAGACAGAGCGTTATTGCACGAATCTTTACGAGTAGAAATTTCTAGAGCTTTAGAAACACTAACTCCAAGAGAAGCAGATGTAGTAAAATTATACTTTGGTTTAGGGGAACACCAACCAATGACTTTAGAAGAAATTGGTGAAACGTTCGATTTAACTCGTGAGCGTGTTCGTCAAATTAAAGAAAAAGCAATTCGCAGATTAAAACATACATCAAGAAGTAAAATTTTAATGACGTACCTTGGTTAG
- a CDS encoding deoxynucleoside kinase has translation MHVAIAGNIGAGKTTLTKLLAKHYNWKPHFESVDENPYLDDFYAEMERWSFNLQVFFLNSRFRQILELRETGKKIIQDRTIYEDAHIFAPNLHAMGLMTNRDFKNYSSLFELMEKLVTPPDLLIYLRSSIPNLVGQIHKRGRDYENSISIDYLSRLNERYEAWISTYKKGKLLIIDVDNLDFVDNQEDLGYIIDRIDAQINGLF, from the coding sequence ATGCATGTAGCCATTGCAGGAAATATTGGAGCAGGAAAAACCACTTTAACCAAATTATTAGCCAAACATTACAACTGGAAACCTCATTTTGAATCTGTTGATGAAAATCCGTACTTAGATGATTTTTACGCAGAAATGGAACGTTGGTCTTTTAACTTACAAGTTTTCTTTTTAAATAGTCGGTTTAGACAAATCTTAGAATTAAGAGAAACTGGTAAAAAAATAATTCAAGACAGAACCATTTATGAAGATGCACATATTTTTGCGCCAAATCTTCACGCAATGGGATTAATGACCAATAGAGATTTTAAAAATTACAGTTCTTTATTTGAGTTGATGGAAAAATTAGTAACTCCACCAGATTTATTAATCTACTTACGTTCAAGCATTCCCAATTTAGTTGGGCAAATTCATAAAAGAGGAAGAGATTACGAAAACTCTATTAGCATAGATTATTTAAGCAGATTAAACGAACGTTATGAAGCTTGGATTTCTACCTATAAAAAAGGAAAGTTATTAATTATAGATGTAGATAATTTAGATTTTGTAGACAATCAAGAAGATTTAGGCTATATTATTGATAGAATTGATGCTCAAATAAACGGATTGTTCTAA
- a CDS encoding MerR family transcriptional regulator, with amino-acid sequence MLIGELSNKTGLSRDTIRFYEKKGLIAKGKKEHQFNNYKEYSEKTENRLQAVKLIKSFGFTLNEVAELLDMIDVNEATCNNISEKIEEKVNLLDEKIRDLVNIRTSLLGALKSCKSTSCNPLKPEDNCAIIVGK; translated from the coding sequence ATGTTAATAGGAGAATTATCTAATAAAACAGGGCTTTCAAGAGACACCATTCGTTTTTATGAAAAGAAAGGATTAATTGCTAAAGGTAAAAAAGAGCATCAGTTCAATAATTATAAAGAATATTCGGAAAAAACAGAGAATCGGTTACAAGCTGTAAAATTGATTAAAAGTTTTGGGTTTACCCTAAATGAAGTGGCTGAATTATTGGATATGATTGATGTTAATGAAGCCACTTGCAATAACATTTCAGAAAAGATTGAAGAAAAGGTTAACTTATTGGACGAAAAAATTAGAGATTTAGTCAATATTCGCACTTCACTTTTAGGAGCATTAAAAAGTTGTAAAAGTACATCGTGCAACCCCTTAAAACCAGAAGATAATTGTGCTATAATAGTCGGGAAATAA
- a CDS encoding Rdx family protein yields MDTTSNKFNISIEYCVPCDYSDYAIKETTSLIKNFQHNINQLALITGSKGVFDIKVDDEIIFSKTVLNRYPNTGELVDLIKEKKGL; encoded by the coding sequence ATGGATACTACATCAAATAAATTTAATATTAGCATAGAATATTGTGTACCTTGTGATTACAGCGATTATGCAATTAAGGAAACAACATCACTAATTAAAAATTTTCAGCATAACATTAATCAATTAGCCTTAATTACAGGCAGTAAAGGAGTTTTTGACATTAAAGTTGATGATGAAATAATTTTTTCAAAAACCGTATTAAATCGCTATCCCAATACTGGAGAATTAGTTGATTTGATTAAAGAAAAAAAAGGGTTATAA
- a CDS encoding TlpA disulfide reductase family protein — protein sequence MKQFIFISVLMILISSCETKKSKTLSFARKPLETVKQEGIAIEVYNFENFKPFLNQKNDTTYVVNFWATWCVPCVKELPNFEKINEEYSNKKVKIILVSLDFANKIKTQLIPFIQKKGIKSKVILLNEPDANSWISKIDKDWTGAVPATLIYNKNHRKFYSKPFTYNELKTEINNH from the coding sequence ATGAAGCAATTCATTTTTATTTCGGTACTAATGATTTTAATTTCGAGTTGCGAAACTAAAAAAAGTAAAACGCTATCTTTTGCAAGAAAACCTCTTGAAACAGTTAAACAAGAAGGAATTGCAATTGAAGTTTACAATTTTGAAAACTTCAAGCCTTTTTTAAATCAAAAAAATGACACTACTTATGTAGTTAATTTTTGGGCGACTTGGTGTGTTCCTTGTGTAAAAGAATTACCAAATTTTGAAAAAATAAATGAAGAATACAGCAATAAAAAAGTAAAAATAATATTGGTAAGTTTGGATTTTGCTAATAAAATTAAAACTCAACTTATTCCATTTATTCAAAAAAAAGGAATAAAATCAAAAGTAATACTACTCAATGAACCAGATGCAAATTCTTGGATTTCAAAAATAGATAAAGATTGGACAGGAGCTGTGCCTGCTACTTTAATTTACAATAAAAATCATAGAAAATTTTATTCAAAACCTTTTACATATAATGAATTAAAAACAGAAATAAATAACCACTAA
- a CDS encoding thioredoxin family protein, giving the protein MNLLKILLPLLLINVSCNDSGCCAKPQNNGQVSQAKIKNTQKSYGYDIGDIATDFKLKNIDGKMVSLADYKDAKGFIVVFTATHCPFSKAYEDRIVALDKKYKSKGYPVIAINPTNPEKYEADSYENMQILAKKKGFTFPFLLDVGQKIFPQYGATNTPHFFVLENTSQGNKVAYIGAMDDNAQDPSGVTKRYVEDAVDALIAGKKPKITKTKAIGCGIIR; this is encoded by the coding sequence ATGAATCTATTAAAAATATTACTCCCATTGTTATTAATTAATGTGTCTTGTAACGATTCTGGATGCTGTGCTAAACCACAAAATAACGGACAGGTGTCTCAAGCGAAAATTAAAAACACCCAAAAAAGTTACGGTTATGATATTGGAGATATAGCTACCGATTTTAAATTGAAAAATATTGACGGAAAAATGGTGTCATTGGCAGATTATAAAGACGCGAAAGGATTTATTGTTGTTTTCACAGCAACTCACTGCCCATTTTCAAAGGCTTATGAAGATAGGATAGTTGCATTGGATAAAAAATACAAATCAAAAGGATATCCGGTAATAGCTATTAACCCAACTAATCCTGAAAAATATGAAGCAGATAGCTATGAAAATATGCAAATTTTGGCAAAGAAAAAAGGGTTTACTTTCCCTTTTCTGTTAGATGTAGGGCAAAAAATATTCCCTCAATATGGTGCTACAAACACTCCGCATTTTTTTGTACTTGAAAATACAAGTCAGGGAAACAAAGTGGCTTACATAGGAGCTATGGATGACAATGCTCAAGACCCAAGTGGCGTTACTAAAAGATATGTTGAAGATGCTGTTGATGCTTTAATTGCTGGTAAAAAGCCAAAAATCACAAAAACAAAAGCAATAGGTTGTGGTATAATTCGGTAA
- a CDS encoding YnfA family protein, translated as MSVLKSIPLFILAGFCEIGGGYLIWIWLKEGKSVWYGVIGGIILALYGVVATFQTQNFARVYATYGGVFIVMSLLWSMKFDNYSPDKYDIIGALIALLGVAIIYYAPRN; from the coding sequence ATGTCAGTATTAAAATCAATCCCTTTATTTATCCTTGCAGGGTTTTGTGAAATAGGAGGTGGCTATCTAATTTGGATTTGGCTAAAAGAAGGCAAATCAGTTTGGTATGGAGTTATAGGTGGAATAATTCTTGCCTTGTATGGCGTTGTAGCCACTTTTCAGACTCAAAATTTTGCCCGAGTGTATGCCACTTATGGTGGGGTTTTTATTGTAATGTCGCTATTATGGTCAATGAAATTTGACAATTACTCGCCTGACAAATACGATATTATCGGAGCATTAATTGCTTTATTGGGAGTTGCCATTATTTATTACGCACCGAGAAATTGA
- the metK gene encoding methionine adenosyltransferase, with protein MSYLFTSESVSEGHPDKVADQISDALIDNFLAFDPASKVACETLVTTGQVVLAGEVKSNTYLDVQQIARDVINKIGYTKSAYMFDGNSCGVFSAIHEQSPDINQGVDRANKEEQGAGDQGMMFGYATDETENYMPLALELSHRLLIELAELRRENKDITYLRPDAKSQVTIEYSDDNIPQRIDAIVVSTQHDDFDESDEVMLAKIKSDIVNILIPRVIAKLPADIQALFTDKITYHINPTGTFVIGGPHGDTGLTGRKIIVDTYGGKGAHGGGAFSGKDPSKVDRSGAYATRHIAKNLVAAGVCKEVLVQVSYAIGVAKPTSINVETYGTSTLSLTDGEISKVVESIFDMRPYFIEQRLKLRTPIYSETAAYGHMGRTPEVKTVTFSNPMGETVSQEVETFTWEKLDYVDKVKEAFGF; from the coding sequence ATGTCATACTTATTTACTTCTGAATCCGTTTCAGAAGGTCACCCAGATAAAGTAGCCGATCAGATTTCTGATGCTTTAATCGATAATTTTTTAGCTTTTGATCCTGCATCAAAAGTTGCTTGTGAAACTTTGGTTACCACAGGACAAGTTGTGTTGGCTGGAGAAGTAAAATCAAATACCTATTTAGATGTTCAACAAATTGCACGAGATGTAATTAACAAAATTGGATACACAAAAAGTGCCTACATGTTTGATGGGAATTCTTGTGGAGTTTTCTCTGCAATACACGAACAATCACCTGATATTAATCAAGGAGTTGACAGAGCAAACAAAGAAGAGCAAGGCGCTGGAGATCAAGGAATGATGTTTGGTTACGCAACTGATGAAACAGAAAATTACATGCCTTTGGCGTTAGAATTATCGCATCGCTTGTTGATTGAGTTGGCCGAATTAAGACGCGAAAATAAAGACATTACCTATTTACGTCCAGATGCAAAATCTCAAGTAACTATTGAATATTCTGATGATAATATTCCGCAAAGAATTGATGCCATTGTTGTTTCGACTCAGCACGATGATTTTGATGAAAGTGACGAAGTGATGTTAGCAAAAATTAAATCTGACATTGTAAACATTTTAATTCCGAGAGTCATTGCAAAATTACCTGCAGATATTCAAGCACTATTTACCGATAAAATTACATATCACATCAACCCTACAGGAACATTTGTTATTGGTGGACCACATGGTGACACTGGATTAACAGGACGAAAAATTATTGTTGATACCTACGGTGGAAAAGGCGCTCACGGTGGTGGAGCTTTTTCTGGAAAAGACCCTTCTAAAGTGGATAGATCTGGAGCCTATGCAACAAGACATATTGCTAAAAATTTAGTTGCCGCAGGAGTTTGTAAAGAAGTTTTGGTACAAGTTTCGTATGCAATTGGAGTTGCAAAACCAACAAGTATTAATGTTGAAACCTACGGAACATCCACCTTAAGTTTAACAGACGGAGAAATTAGTAAAGTTGTGGAAAGTATTTTTGATATGCGCCCATACTTTATTGAGCAACGTTTAAAATTAAGAACACCTATTTATTCTGAAACTGCTGCTTACGGACATATGGGAAGAACTCCAGAAGTAAAAACAGTAACATTTTCTAACCCAATGGGAGAAACCGTTTCGCAAGAAGTAGAAACGTTTACTTGGGAAAAATTAGATTATGTAGATAAAGTAAAAGAAGCGTTTGGTTTCTAG
- a CDS encoding O-acetylhomoserine aminocarboxypropyltransferase/cysteine synthase family protein, with the protein MSTQKFATNALHAGHDVQQHGGARAVPIYQTTSYVFNNSEHAANLFSLKELGFIYTRLNNPTNQILQDRLAALEGGVGAVVFASGTAAIATGLLTLLKAGDHIVASSSLYGGTYNLLNVTLPRLGITTTFVDADNPTNFAAAVQENTRAFFVESLGNPKLDVLDLKAISVHAKAAKVPFIVDNTVATSVLVKPIEHGADIVIHSLTKYIGGQGTSLGGAIIDAGTFNWANGKFPEFTEPSAGYHGLKYYETLGAASYTFKLILEGLRDFGGALSPTNAFNIIQGLETLPIRIQQHSQNALALAKWLEEQAEVAWVNYPGLESSKYKNLADKYLPNGQSGLVTFGVKGGFESAKIIADNTTLFSLLANIGDTKSLIIHPASTTHQQLSEEEQKNAGVSQDLIRLSVGLEDVEDLKADLQEAFAKIQQEVLV; encoded by the coding sequence ATGAGTACACAAAAATTCGCAACCAATGCGTTGCACGCCGGACATGATGTTCAGCAACATGGAGGAGCAAGGGCTGTTCCTATTTATCAAACAACCTCGTATGTTTTTAACAATTCAGAACATGCAGCAAATCTTTTTTCATTAAAAGAATTAGGGTTTATTTACACGCGATTAAACAATCCTACAAATCAAATTTTGCAAGATCGTTTAGCGGCTTTAGAAGGTGGAGTTGGAGCCGTAGTTTTTGCTTCAGGAACAGCAGCAATTGCAACAGGATTGCTTACACTTTTAAAAGCCGGAGATCATATTGTGGCTTCAAGTAGTTTGTATGGCGGAACCTATAATTTGTTAAATGTAACTTTACCGAGATTAGGAATTACAACCACTTTTGTTGATGCTGATAATCCAACTAATTTTGCAGCTGCTGTACAAGAAAATACAAGAGCATTTTTTGTAGAATCTTTAGGAAATCCAAAATTAGATGTTTTAGATTTAAAAGCAATTTCTGTTCATGCAAAAGCAGCAAAAGTTCCTTTTATTGTAGATAATACAGTAGCAACTTCAGTGTTGGTAAAACCTATTGAACATGGTGCAGATATTGTAATTCATTCGCTAACAAAATATATTGGCGGACAAGGAACTTCGTTAGGAGGAGCAATTATTGATGCGGGAACTTTTAATTGGGCAAATGGTAAGTTTCCTGAATTTACAGAACCTTCAGCAGGATATCACGGTTTAAAATATTACGAAACTTTAGGCGCAGCATCTTATACTTTTAAATTAATTTTAGAAGGATTGCGTGATTTTGGTGGCGCATTAAGTCCAACAAATGCGTTTAATATTATTCAAGGATTAGAAACATTACCAATTAGAATTCAACAACATTCCCAAAACGCATTAGCATTGGCAAAATGGTTAGAAGAACAAGCCGAGGTTGCTTGGGTAAATTACCCTGGGTTAGAAAGTAGCAAATATAAAAATTTAGCAGATAAATATTTGCCAAACGGACAAAGTGGCTTGGTAACTTTTGGAGTAAAAGGCGGATTTGAATCCGCAAAAATAATAGCAGATAACACAACATTATTTTCATTATTGGCAAATATTGGCGATACCAAGTCATTAATTATTCATCCTGCGAGCACAACGCATCAGCAATTGTCAGAAGAAGAACAAAAAAATGCTGGAGTTTCTCAAGATTTAATTCGATTGTCTGTTGGTTTGGAAGATGTAGAGGATTTAAAAGCAGATTTACAAGAAGCGTTTGCAAAGATTCAGCAAGAAGTTTTGGTATAG
- the thrA gene encoding bifunctional aspartate kinase/homoserine dehydrogenase I, with the protein MKRNVPFIKVLNYATESGIQFKNIQLSYQLFGKELGTAPAVLVNHALTGDSNVAGEKGWWKDLIGKNKAIDTNNYTVLAFNIPGNGFDGFVIDDYKNFIARDIAKLFLIGLKELQIEQLFGLIGGSLGGGIAWEMVVLNPKITQHFIPVATDWKSTDWLIANCQIQEQFLINSRNPVHDARMHAMLCYRTPASFKERFQRSKNDELKIFNVESWLLHHGKKLQERYQLSSYKLMNQLLKSIDVTNNGKKGVEILDRIEAAIHIVGVNSDLFFTAEENKETHQKLAITKANVTYNEINSVHGHDAFLIEYKQLQKIIEPIFNKGLNKNNMKVLKFGGKSLANGEGLQNAINIIASKIEAGENITVVASARGDSTDELEEILEKAASNTSYKEQLATFKKYQLETNVQVDFSKEFLKLDTIFEGVQLLEDYSQKIKDEVLAQGELLSVKLIESLLKERNINAHAVDARQLIITDEIFGNAQPINKISKEKVQHYFKEHQTEVLVITGFIGANLKNQTTTLGRNGSNYTAALLANYLDAEELQNYTHVNGIFTANPDLVTDAKKIEQLSFSEANEMANFGATILHAKTIIPLLEKNINLRVLNTFNKNDKGTLITSKATEKGIKSISVLEDIALINFEGRGLLGKVGVDARIFKTLSDRNISVSIISQGSSERGIGLIINKNKATEAVLALEKEFENDFYTQDVHQISIVDHVAVISIIGQDLSEFHHPYNALIKNQIVPLLFNNTITGKNVSLVVKKEQLHKAVNVIHGQVFGIAKKVNIAVFGKGLVGGTLINQIIENTKSILERRKIQLNIFAIANSTKVILNEKGVSKNWKNELLEKGTENSSIEAVIQFAKQHHLENLIAVDNTANADFVANYIPLVEAGFDLVSSNKIANTISFSFYKELRGKLKEYKKEYLYETNVGAGLPLIDTIKLLHESGENITRIRGVFSGSLSYLFNQFSSDDVPFSTILQEAIDLGFTEPDPREDLCGNDVARKLLILARELDLENEFEDIVIENLIPTEFREISSDAFLFNLNQLDSTFQEKKLAQKENHVLRYIGDLSGNLFQNKGELNVKLESVPQSSPLGSLKGSDAIFEIYTESYGEQPIVIQGAGAGAKVTARGVFGDILRLAKNNN; encoded by the coding sequence ATGAAAAGGAATGTGCCTTTTATTAAAGTTCTTAATTATGCTACAGAAAGTGGAATTCAATTCAAAAACATTCAATTAAGTTATCAATTGTTCGGAAAAGAATTGGGTACCGCTCCTGCGGTATTGGTAAATCACGCATTAACTGGTGATAGTAATGTTGCTGGGGAAAAGGGTTGGTGGAAAGATTTAATCGGAAAAAATAAAGCGATTGACACGAATAATTACACGGTTTTGGCTTTTAACATTCCTGGAAATGGTTTTGATGGTTTTGTGATTGATGATTATAAAAATTTTATTGCAAGAGACATTGCGAAACTGTTTTTAATCGGATTAAAAGAGTTACAAATTGAACAACTTTTTGGTTTGATTGGAGGTTCTTTAGGTGGTGGAATTGCTTGGGAAATGGTCGTTTTAAATCCAAAAATCACACAACATTTTATTCCGGTTGCAACCGATTGGAAATCGACTGATTGGTTGATTGCAAATTGTCAGATTCAAGAACAATTTTTAATAAATTCTAGGAATCCAGTTCACGATGCACGCATGCACGCCATGTTGTGTTACAGAACTCCAGCCTCTTTTAAAGAACGTTTTCAGCGCTCAAAAAATGATGAATTAAAAATATTTAATGTAGAAAGTTGGTTGTTACATCACGGGAAAAAATTGCAAGAACGTTATCAATTATCCTCTTATAAATTGATGAATCAACTATTAAAATCAATTGATGTAACCAATAATGGTAAAAAAGGAGTTGAAATTTTAGATCGTATTGAAGCGGCGATTCATATTGTTGGCGTGAATTCAGATTTGTTTTTTACGGCGGAAGAAAATAAAGAAACGCATCAGAAATTAGCAATTACAAAAGCAAATGTTACGTACAACGAAATTAATTCGGTACACGGACACGATGCTTTTTTAATAGAATACAAACAATTACAAAAAATTATTGAACCGATATTTAATAAAGGTTTGAACAAAAACAACATGAAAGTATTAAAATTTGGTGGGAAATCTTTGGCAAATGGAGAAGGATTACAAAATGCCATAAATATTATTGCAAGTAAAATTGAAGCTGGAGAAAATATCACAGTTGTAGCTTCTGCAAGAGGAGACTCTACAGACGAATTAGAAGAAATTTTAGAGAAAGCAGCAAGTAATACATCGTATAAAGAGCAGTTAGCAACGTTTAAAAAGTATCAATTAGAAACCAATGTACAAGTAGATTTTTCAAAAGAATTTTTAAAGCTAGATACCATTTTTGAAGGTGTACAATTGTTAGAAGATTATAGTCAGAAAATTAAAGATGAAGTCTTGGCGCAAGGCGAATTGTTATCTGTTAAACTGATTGAAAGTTTATTAAAAGAACGCAATATCAACGCCCATGCAGTTGATGCAAGACAATTGATAATTACCGATGAAATTTTTGGAAATGCACAACCTATCAACAAAATTTCGAAAGAAAAAGTACAGCATTATTTTAAAGAGCATCAGACTGAGGTACTTGTTATCACGGGTTTTATCGGAGCTAATCTCAAAAATCAAACAACAACATTAGGTAGAAACGGAAGTAATTATACGGCGGCTTTATTGGCGAATTATTTAGATGCAGAAGAGTTGCAAAATTACACGCATGTAAACGGAATTTTTACTGCAAATCCAGATTTGGTGACTGACGCAAAAAAAATTGAACAATTATCGTTTTCTGAAGCGAATGAAATGGCAAATTTCGGAGCAACCATTTTACACGCAAAAACAATCATTCCGTTGTTAGAGAAAAACATCAATTTACGGGTTTTAAATACCTTTAATAAAAATGACAAAGGAACTTTAATTACATCAAAAGCTACTGAAAAAGGGATCAAATCTATTTCTGTTTTAGAAGATATTGCACTCATCAATTTTGAAGGCAGAGGTTTGCTAGGAAAAGTGGGTGTTGATGCAAGAATTTTTAAAACTTTGAGTGATAGAAATATTAGCGTAAGTATCATTTCTCAAGGATCTTCAGAAAGAGGAATAGGTTTAATTATCAATAAAAATAAGGCAACCGAAGCAGTTTTGGCACTCGAAAAAGAATTCGAAAATGATTTTTATACACAAGATGTACATCAGATTTCTATTGTTGATCATGTGGCAGTAATTTCAATTATTGGTCAAGATTTAAGCGAGTTTCATCATCCGTATAACGCGTTGATAAAAAATCAAATTGTACCGTTATTATTCAACAATACGATTACTGGAAAGAACGTGAGTTTAGTGGTGAAAAAAGAACAATTACATAAAGCTGTAAATGTAATTCACGGACAAGTTTTTGGCATTGCTAAAAAAGTAAATATTGCTGTTTTCGGAAAAGGATTGGTCGGCGGAACCTTAATCAATCAGATAATAGAAAACACAAAATCGATTTTAGAACGACGAAAAATTCAATTAAATATTTTTGCGATTGCAAACTCAACAAAAGTAATTTTAAACGAAAAAGGGGTTTCTAAAAATTGGAAAAACGAATTGTTAGAAAAAGGAACAGAAAACAGTTCTATTGAAGCAGTAATTCAGTTTGCCAAACAACATCATTTAGAAAATTTAATAGCGGTTGATAATACGGCGAATGCCGATTTTGTTGCAAATTATATTCCGTTAGTAGAAGCTGGATTCGATTTGGTTTCATCCAATAAAATTGCCAATACCATTTCTTTTTCTTTTTATAAAGAATTGAGAGGTAAGTTGAAGGAATACAAAAAAGAATATTTGTACGAAACCAATGTTGGTGCAGGATTACCTTTGATTGATACCATTAAACTACTGCACGAATCTGGAGAAAATATCACCAGAATTAGAGGTGTTTTTTCGGGCTCGTTAAGTTATTTATTCAATCAATTTTCTTCGGATGATGTTCCATTTTCAACGATTTTACAAGAAGCAATTGATTTAGGATTTACAGAGCCAGATCCGCGAGAAGATTTATGCGGAAATGATGTTGCAAGAAAATTATTGATTCTAGCTCGAGAACTCGATTTAGAAAACGAGTTTGAAGATATTGTAATTGAAAATTTAATTCCAACCGAGTTTAGAGAAATTTCTTCTGATGCGTTTTTATTCAATTTAAATCAATTAGATAGCACGTTTCAAGAGAAGAAATTAGCACAAAAAGAAAATCATGTATTGAGATATATTGGCGATTTGTCGGGAAATTTATTTCAAAATAAAGGAGAGTTAAATGTAAAACTAGAGTCGGTTCCACAAAGTTCTCCTTTAGGTTCTTTAAAGGGTTCGGATGCTATTTTTGAGATTTACACAGAATCGTATGGAGAACAACCTATTGTGATTCAGGGAGCTGGCGCTGGAGCAAAAGTGACCGCTCGCGGTGTTTTTGGAGATATTTTACGATTGGCAAAAAATAATAATTAA